A portion of the Perognathus longimembris pacificus isolate PPM17 chromosome 20, ASM2315922v1, whole genome shotgun sequence genome contains these proteins:
- the Fpr2 gene encoding N-formyl peptide receptor 2, whose translation MEPNFSISLNSSVEVMYESTGSTVLWVLSLVVLAVTFVLGVLGNGLVVWVTGFRMAHTVTTICYLNLAVADFSFTATLPFIIVSVAMKERWPFGSFLCKFVHIVVDINLFGSVFLIALIALDRCVCVLHPVWAQNHRTVSLARKVIAGPWVLALILTLPVFIFLTTVSDPAGNVYCTFNFGTWGDSMQDRLRVAITMLTARGIIRFLVGFSVPMSVVAVCYGLITAKIHKRGLMNSSRPLRVLSFVVASFFICWFPFQLVALLDTVWLKERLLEGKYKNLELLLNPTSALAFFNSCLNPMLYVFVGQDFRQRLMQSLPASLERALSEDSAQTNDKGTNICVSTLRD comes from the coding sequence ATGGAGCCCAACTTTTCCATCTCCCTGAACAGCTCAGTGGAGGTGATGTACGAGTCCACCGGCTCCACAGTGCTGTGGGTCCTCTCCCTGGTGGTGCTGGCGGTCACCTTCGTGCTGGGCGTGCTGGGCAACGGCCTCGTGGTGTGGGTGACTGGCTTCCGCATGGCACACACTGTCACCACCATCTGCTATCTGAACCTGGCTGTGGCTGACTTCTCGTTCACCGCCACCCTCCCATTCATCATCGTCTCCGTGGCCATGAAGGAAAGATGGCCGTTTGGCTCATTCCTCTGCAAGTTTGTCCACATTGTGGTGGATATCAACCTGTTCGGGAGCGTCTTCCTCATCGCGCTCATCGCCCTGGACCGCTGCGTGTGCGTCCTGCACCCGGTGTGGGCCCAGAACCACCGCACGGTCAGCCTGGCCCGCAAGGTGATTGCCGGGCCCTGGGTGCTCGCCCTCATCCTTACCTTACCGGTGTTCATCTTCTTAACCACAGTAAGCGACCCGGCGGGGAATGTGTATTGCACCTTCAATTTTGGGACCTGGGGTGACAGTATGCAAGACAGGCTGAGGGTGGCCATCACCATGCTGACAGCCAGAGGCATCATCCGCTTCCTCGTCGGCTTCAGCGTGCCCATGTCGGTCGTGGCTGTCTGCTATGGGCTCATCACTGCCAAGATCCACAAGAGAGGCCTGATGAATTCCAGTCGGCCCTTGCGTGTCCTCTCATTTGTGGTGGCATCCTTCTTCATCTGTTGGTTCCCCTTTCAACTGGTTGCCCTTCTCGACACTGTCTGGCTCAAGGAGAGGTTGTTGGAAGGTAAGTACAAAAACCTAGAGCTTCTCCTCAACCCCACAAGCGCCCTGGCCTTCTTCAACAGCTGCCTCAACCCCATGCTGTACGTCTTCGTGGGTCAGGACTTCCGCCAGAGGCTGATGCAGTCCCTGCCTGCCAGTCTGGAAAGGGCCCTGAGCGAGGACTCAGCCCAGACCAATGACAAGGGGACCAACATCTGTGTCAGTACCCTCAGGGACTGA